The genomic interval CGGTCATCGCGGGGTTAATGTTGATACTCCTTTATTCAGTCCACGGGTTCTTAGGCCCCTTCTTTATCGACAACGATATCAGGATCATTTTCGCGACTCCCGGCATTATTTTGGCCACAATCTTTGTGACATTTCCCTTTGTCGCGCGCGAACTTATCCCCTTGATGCAATCCCAAGGCAAAGACGAGGAAATCTCCGCCATCGTTCTCGGTGCCAATGGTTGGCGGACTTTCTGGCGTGTGACCTTGCCCAATATCAAATGGGGCCTACTCTATGGCGTCATCCAGTGTAATGCCCGGGCCATTGGTGAATTTGGGGCGGTCTCAGTCGTATCTGGTCATATCCGGGGAAAAACCAATACTGTCCCCCTCCATATTGAGATACTCTATAATGAATACCAGTTTACCGCAGCATTTGCCTTGTCATCAATGCTGGCCCTTTTGGCCCTCATCACCCTGGTCATTAAATCAATTGTAGAGTCCCGGGTTCACTCCGAAATGAAACGACTAGAGGAAAATTAAAAGTCATGACTACCGATAAAATATCCATAAGAGTGGAAAATCTGACCAAACTATTCGGCAAATATACGGCCTTGGATGCAATCAACGGATCTTTCGAACCAGGAAAACTTGTCGCCCTACTAGGCCCCTCAGGTTCAGGAAAAACAACTCTCCTGCGTATGATTGCTGGCCTTGATTTTGCGGATTCCGGCAGGATTCTTTTTAATGAGCAGGATGTCACGACATTATCCCCACGGGAAAGACAAGTCGGACTAGTCTTCCAGCATTACGCCCTTTTCAGGCACATGACCGTATTTGATAATGTCGCCTTTGGCCAATCTGTAAAACCGCGCAAGGAAAGACTGCCTGCTAAAGTCATCCGGGATAAAGTCAATGAACTCCTTGAACTCGTCCAGCTCGGCGAACACGGGCACCGTTACCCTTCCCAACTCTCCGGCGGTCAAAAACAACGTGTCGCCCTCGCTCGTACCCTCGCTGTCGAACCACGCATTTTGCTCTTGGATGAACCCTTTGGGGCCCTCGATGCTAAGGTGCGCAAAGACCTGCGCCGGTGGCTGCGTGAATTCCATGAAAAAATGAAGATTACGACGATTTTCGTCACCCACGACCAGGAAGAAGCCCTAGAGCTCGCCGATGAAATCGTGGTGATGAACCATGCCAAGATCGAGCAAATCGGTACACCTCAAGAAATCTATGATTCCCCGGCTAATCCTTTTGTTTATGAATTCGTCGGTAACGTCAATCTCTTCCGTGGAAGGGTCAATAGCGGAAAAATCCTGATCGACGGGAAAGAGTTTTCATTGGTGAAAAGCGACCACATGGGCGTCGAAGATGTCGGTGTGGCCTATGTCCGTCCCCATGATGTTAAAATCCATTTGGAGAAACCCTCAGACGGCGCTCTAGAAGCGACAGTGGTCAGCACCATATTCTCAGGAGCAAATACCCGCGTCCACCTCCGCCGTAAAGATATCGG from Verrucomicrobiota bacterium carries:
- the cysW gene encoding sulfate ABC transporter permease subunit CysW yields the protein MNPHQIRHTTDDPLWAKIIIGGIVFVFLGLFLVIPLVAVFYEGLKKGIEFYFASLNDKYTWDAIKLTVIAAFFCVVGNTIFGVSAAWLITKHEFRGKSLLISLIELPFAVSPVIAGLMLILLYSVHGFLGPFFIDNDIRIIFATPGIILATIFVTFPFVARELIPLMQSQGKDEEISAIVLGANGWRTFWRVTLPNIKWGLLYGVIQCNARAIGEFGAVSVVSGHIRGKTNTVPLHIEILYNEYQFTAAFALSSMLALLALITLVIKSIVESRVHSEMKRLEEN
- a CDS encoding sulfate ABC transporter ATP-binding protein; the encoded protein is MSIRVENLTKLFGKYTALDAINGSFEPGKLVALLGPSGSGKTTLLRMIAGLDFADSGRILFNEQDVTTLSPRERQVGLVFQHYALFRHMTVFDNVAFGQSVKPRKERLPAKVIRDKVNELLELVQLGEHGHRYPSQLSGGQKQRVALARTLAVEPRILLLDEPFGALDAKVRKDLRRWLREFHEKMKITTIFVTHDQEEALELADEIVVMNHAKIEQIGTPQEIYDSPANPFVYEFVGNVNLFRGRVNSGKILIDGKEFSLVKSDHMGVEDVGVAYVRPHDVKIHLEKPSDGALEATVVSTIFSGANTRVHLRRKDIGEMVDAEVPRADYGSLNLIKGQDVFITIRNVQVFTEDYSI